In the Sandaracinus amylolyticus genome, TCCATCGTACGGATACGAGCAGCCCTCGCAGCCGACCGATCCCGGCGCCGCCTACGGCAACGTCGCGCCCGCTGCGCCCTACGGCACGCCCGTCGCGCCGCCGGCGGCCCGTGCCCGCCGCGTCCCGGTCGAGCGCAGCGAGACCATCCGCGGCCTCTGGCTCCCGGGGCTCATCGTGCTGCCGATCGCGTGGGTCACGACGTGGACCGTCTCCACGACGGTGTTCTTCGACGACGCCGCGACGTTCTCGTGGATCCCGGTGATCGGCCCGTGGCTGATGCTCACCCAGGATCTCAACGGCTACGAAGCGGGCATCGTGGTGTCGGGCGTGGTGCAGGGGCTCGCCGCGCTCGCGATCGTCCTCGGGCTGACGATCCGCCGCACGTACACCGACTACGAGTACGTCATGGAGCCGGCGCCCGGCGCCAGATTGACCATCGACGCGATCACGCTGCCGGGCGGCGGCATGATCGGCGCGCGCCTCGAGATCTGATCACTCGCGTCGATACGCGGCGACCGCGTCGACGCACACCTCGCCGCGGGTCGCGCGGTTCTTGATCTTCACGTAGCGGAAGCGCGGGATCGCGAACTGATCGACGTCGAGAGGCGAGCTCGCGACGAGCCCCTGGGCGACGGTGCGGAACTGGCGGCGCTCGACGCCGACGTCGACACGATAGGGCCCCGATCCCTCGCGCACCACGACCTGCAGATCCGGGCGCTCGGTGCCGTCGGTGAGCATGCGCCCGCCCGGCGTGAGCTCGAGCGTGATGGTGCCGCCGGGCGCGATCACCGCGCAGCGTCCGTCGGGCGCACCGAGCGCATGCGTCGCGTCCCGCGCGCGCTCTTCGAAGTGGAGGATCGAGAGCCACTCGTGCGGCTCGTCCGCCGCGGCGTCGGTCCCGGCGTCGGCGATCACCGCCGCGTCGGCGAGCTCGGAGGTGGCGCTCGGGCCACCCGCGACGACCCACACCGTCGCCGCGCCCGCCGCGATCAGCGCGATGCCGCCGATCGCCGCGCCGAGGATCGTGCCGAGGCCGGGGTGCGCGCCGGGGATCGGCTCGACGTGCGGCGCGCTGTCGCGCGGCGTGTGCAGCGCGGCGAGCGTCGGTGCGTTTCCGAGATCACTCGGCGTCGACGCGATGCGCGGGATCGGCGTGGGCTGGCTCGACTCGAGCCCGCAGAACTCGTCGACGAAGCGCCGCACCGACGCAGTGCGGTTCTGCGGGTCCTTCTCGAGCCCGCGCAGGATCGCGGCGCGGCGCTCGGGCGAGAGCGGCTGCGTCGCGGGGAACTCGTCGAACGAGCGCGGCGTCGACATCATGTGCGCGGTGGCCCACTCGATCGGCGTGCGCGCCGCGAAGGGCCGCGTGCCCGCGAGCATCTCGTACGTCATCAGCGCGAGCGCGTAGACGTCGGAGCGCTCGTCGACGC is a window encoding:
- a CDS encoding serine/threonine-protein kinase gives rise to the protein MTSCPRCGHENADHARFCSACGAILEARAGGEDPLIGRVVADRYRIVRPIGEGGMGRVYLAEQRMGTTTRAVAIKVLTTPMSDSLAVARFYRECETVVQLTHPHTIRFYDFGEIALPLANGAVDRRLYIAMEYVDGRSLATAIEAGPLPLEIVDRLVRQIGGALTEAHRRGIVHRDLKPDNVLLAHNEAEGEIAKVLDFGIAKKDRTEGPEITAQGTIIGTPAYMSPEQISGMRVDERSDVYALALMTYEMLAGTRPFAARTPIEWATAHMMSTPRSFDEFPATQPLSPERRAAILRGLEKDPQNRTASVRRFVDEFCGLESSQPTPIPRIASTPSDLGNAPTLAALHTPRDSAPHVEPIPGAHPGLGTILGAAIGGIALIAAGAATVWVVAGGPSATSELADAAVIADAGTDAAADEPHEWLSILHFEERARDATHALGAPDGRCAVIAPGGTITLELTPGGRMLTDGTERPDLQVVVREGSGPYRVDVGVERRQFRTVAQGLVASSPLDVDQFAIPRFRYVKIKNRATRGEVCVDAVAAYRRE